A genomic stretch from Nitrobacter winogradskyi Nb-255 includes:
- a CDS encoding IS630 family transposase (programmed frameshift), which yields MTRAYSSDLRERVIGAVAGGLSATSAAKVFSVSASSAIKWVRQWRLDGRTAPSGLRGHRRAVLEPHAAWLLDLIGAQSDITLEEVRVLLRERGITVSVATVWSFYDRRGISFKKSVYATEQDRPDVAMAREVWKAQQGLLDPARLVFIDETGTSTNMARLRGRCRRGQRLVGKIPHGHWKITTFVAALRHDAITAPFVINEPMNGEIFRVYLQRCLVPTLKPGDIVVMDNLPAHKNDDVRQIIEAAGAQLRYLPPYSPDLNPIEMAFAKLKAHLRKAAERSIPALWNRIGSILDLFSPDQCINFFNHAGYA from the exons ATGACACGGGCCTATTCGTCTGATTTGCGCGAGCGGGTGATTGGTGCGGTTGCGGGCGGGCTTTCGGCAACCTCGGCGGCCAAGGTTTTTTCGGTGAGTGCCAGCAGCGCGATCAAATGGGTCCGTCAGTGGCGGCTTGACGGACGAACGGCGCCGAGCGGCCTTCGCGGTCATCGTCGCGCGGTTCTTGAGCCGCATGCCGCGTGGCTGCTCGACCTGATTGGGGCACAGTCGGATATCACGCTTGAAGAAGTCCGGGTCCTGCTGCGCGAGCGCGGCATTACGGTCAGCGTGGCAACGGTGTGGAGCTTCTACGACCGGCGCGGCATCAGCTTC AAAAAAAGCGTTTACGCGACCGAGCAGGATCGGCCCGACGTGGCGATGGCCCGCGAGGTCTGGAAAGCGCAACAAGGGCTGCTTGATCCAGCCCGCCTCGTCTTCATCGATGAGACCGGCACCTCGACCAACATGGCGCGATTGCGTGGCCGCTGCCGCCGTGGCCAACGCCTGGTCGGCAAGATTCCACACGGTCACTGGAAGATCACCACCTTCGTCGCGGCACTGCGCCACGACGCTATCACCGCTCCCTTTGTCATCAACGAGCCGATGAATGGCGAGATCTTTCGCGTCTACCTGCAACGATGCCTGGTCCCGACCCTGAAGCCAGGCGACATCGTGGTGATGGACAATCTGCCCGCCCACAAGAACGACGATGTTCGACAAATCATCGAGGCCGCTGGCGCGCAGTTGCGCTATCTGCCGCCGTACTCGCCCGACCTCAACCCGATCGAGATGGCGTTCGCAAAGCTCAAGGCCCATCTGCGAAAGGCCGCCGAGCGATCGATCCCCGCACTCTGGAACAGGATCGGTTCTATCCTCGATCTCTTCTCTCCAGACCAATGCATCAACTTCTTCAATCACGCCGGTTATGCGTAA
- a CDS encoding universal stress protein, with product MFKDIILHLERDPSRDIARDFGVSIAEAFSAHLTALIFNFEANIPADALGDLFAESEAEARGAIERFELATKLGALSAEPRLVSGTPKTFSEIARCFDLSIVMQSDDHKGINNSILIETTLFDSGRPLIIVPSTQRETLKLEKVVCCWDGSRTAARAINDALPFLKKASAVELLIVEDEKTANEKVHGTEIGRHLARHDIKVGVETIPAADMDIANAILSHVAGSPTSLLVMGGYGHSRLREFVFGGATRGMLSAMTVPVFMSH from the coding sequence ATGTTCAAGGACATCATTCTTCATCTGGAGCGCGACCCCTCGCGGGATATCGCCCGAGATTTCGGCGTCTCGATAGCCGAAGCTTTCTCCGCCCACTTGACGGCGCTGATATTTAACTTCGAGGCGAATATTCCCGCGGATGCTCTTGGCGATCTCTTTGCCGAGAGTGAGGCAGAGGCGCGCGGCGCAATTGAGCGTTTTGAGCTGGCTACGAAACTCGGCGCTCTCTCGGCTGAACCGCGTCTTGTTTCAGGAACACCTAAGACGTTCTCGGAAATAGCGCGCTGTTTTGATCTCAGTATCGTCATGCAGTCCGATGATCATAAGGGCATCAACAATAGCATTCTTATCGAAACGACGCTGTTTGATTCCGGCCGGCCGCTCATTATCGTTCCCAGCACTCAGCGGGAAACTCTGAAGCTCGAAAAAGTCGTGTGCTGTTGGGATGGAAGCCGCACTGCTGCGCGCGCCATCAATGATGCGCTGCCGTTTCTGAAAAAAGCCAGCGCTGTCGAGTTGCTCATTGTTGAAGATGAGAAGACCGCGAATGAGAAGGTTCATGGGACTGAAATCGGACGGCATCTCGCTCGACATGATATCAAGGTTGGGGTGGAAACGATACCAGCGGCTGATATGGACATTGCGAATGCGATTCTATCGCATGTTGCGGGCAGTCCGACGAGTCTGCTTGTCATGGGTGGCTATGGACACTCTCGCCTGCGTGAGTTTGTATTCGGGGGAGCCACGCGCGGAATGCTCTCGGCGATGACCGTTCCCGTTTTCATGTCGCATTGA
- a CDS encoding protein adenylyltransferase SelO — protein sequence MSQLAEKSCVTPADAAAPIPFDNTYARMPEAFYERVKPAAVAAPRLLRVNDALARQLRIDPAFLKSPQGVAVLSGNEIAPGSDPIAQAYAGHQFGSFVPQLGDGRAILLGEVVDAAGKRFDIQLKGSGRTRFSRRGDGRAAIGPVIREYIVSEAMAALGIPTTRSLAVVLTGEQVMRERVLPGGILTRVASSHLRVGTFQYFAARGDVENLRALADYAIARHYPDVCSAGDPYLAFFDAVVATLARLSARWMLVGFIHGVLNTDNTAIAGETIDYGPCAFIDAYRPDKVFSSIDQFGRYAFENQPAAVAWNLARFAEALLPLIADGGAKAIECANASIAAFDDHFNAAYLSGMRRKLGLVREMEGDLELASDLLTRMSENGADFTLTFRALCGAADDTKGDAEVRGLFADPSAFDQWTERWRQRLSLEGQSAEVRRTDMLSVNPMFIPRNHRIEAAIRDAEAGRFETFHELVEVLSHPFDDQPKFAGYAKPPRPEEEVRQTFCGT from the coding sequence ATGAGCCAGCTTGCAGAGAAGTCGTGTGTCACGCCCGCGGATGCGGCCGCGCCCATTCCGTTCGACAACACCTATGCGCGGATGCCCGAGGCGTTCTATGAGCGCGTGAAACCGGCGGCGGTGGCGGCGCCGAGGCTCCTGCGCGTGAACGACGCGCTGGCTCGCCAGTTGCGCATCGATCCGGCGTTCCTCAAGAGCCCCCAAGGCGTTGCTGTTCTTTCCGGCAATGAGATCGCGCCTGGATCTGACCCCATCGCGCAGGCTTACGCGGGGCACCAGTTCGGAAGCTTCGTGCCTCAGCTCGGCGACGGCCGGGCCATCCTGCTCGGTGAGGTCGTGGACGCTGCGGGCAAAAGATTCGACATCCAGCTCAAAGGCTCTGGCAGGACCCGGTTCTCCCGACGCGGCGATGGCCGCGCCGCGATCGGTCCCGTGATCCGCGAATACATCGTCAGCGAGGCCATGGCCGCGCTCGGCATTCCGACGACGCGCTCGCTCGCCGTGGTGTTGACCGGCGAACAGGTCATGCGTGAGCGCGTACTGCCGGGCGGCATCCTGACCCGTGTTGCGTCGAGCCACCTGCGTGTCGGCACGTTTCAGTATTTCGCCGCGCGTGGCGACGTCGAAAACCTTCGCGCTCTGGCCGATTATGCCATCGCCCGGCACTACCCGGATGTATGCTCGGCCGGGGACCCGTATCTGGCTTTCTTCGACGCGGTCGTCGCAACGCTGGCCCGGCTGTCGGCACGATGGATGCTTGTCGGTTTCATCCATGGCGTTCTGAACACCGACAACACCGCGATCGCGGGCGAGACGATCGATTACGGGCCGTGCGCGTTCATCGACGCCTATCGGCCTGACAAGGTTTTCAGTTCGATCGATCAGTTCGGACGCTATGCGTTTGAAAACCAGCCCGCCGCCGTGGCATGGAATCTGGCGCGGTTCGCCGAGGCCTTGCTGCCGCTGATAGCGGATGGCGGCGCCAAGGCGATTGAATGCGCGAATGCCTCGATCGCCGCCTTCGATGATCACTTCAATGCCGCGTATCTCTCGGGCATGCGCCGGAAGCTTGGCCTTGTCCGCGAGATGGAAGGCGATCTCGAACTCGCGTCCGACCTCCTGACCCGGATGTCGGAGAATGGAGCGGACTTCACGTTGACGTTCCGCGCTCTGTGCGGGGCCGCCGACGATACGAAAGGCGATGCGGAGGTGAGGGGGCTATTCGCAGACCCGTCCGCTTTCGACCAATGGACTGAACGGTGGCGGCAGCGCCTGTCGCTTGAAGGGCAGTCGGCGGAGGTGAGACGCACCGACATGCTCTCCGTCAACCCGATGTTCATTCCGCGCAATCATCGCATCGAGGCTGCCATTCGCGACGCGGAAGCAGGACGCTTCGAGACGTTCCACGAACTTGTCGAAGTGCTGTCGCATCCCTTCGATGACCAGCCGAAGTTTGCCGGCTATGCGAAGCCGCCCCGGCCGGAAGAGGAAGTCCGGCAGACTTTCTGCGGGACATAG
- a CDS encoding molybdenum storage protein subunit alpha, with amino-acid sequence MADTNDKIKHVASPLARQTLLDGALTAPVAGKRPIRLLPWLQVVKIGGRSIMDRGRDAILPIVDEIRKLLPEHRLLILTGAGIRARHVYGVGLDLGLPVGSLAPLAASEAGQNGHILGALLAPDGVSYIEHPTIASQLAIHLSAARAVVGSAFPPYHHHEFPGSRIPPHRADTGAFLLADALGAAGVTIVEDVDGVYTADPSGPDGKKAELLRETSAADLAKFKGTLPIDTALVEVMATARHIERVQVVNGLVPGRLTAALRGEHVGTIIHTGAHQG; translated from the coding sequence ATGGCCGACACCAACGACAAGATCAAGCACGTCGCTTCGCCGCTCGCGCGCCAGACGCTGCTCGACGGAGCGCTTACCGCTCCCGTCGCCGGCAAGCGGCCGATCCGGTTGCTGCCGTGGCTGCAGGTGGTGAAGATCGGTGGCCGCTCCATCATGGATCGCGGCCGGGACGCAATTCTTCCGATCGTGGACGAGATCCGGAAACTCCTGCCCGAGCATCGCCTGCTCATTTTGACCGGCGCGGGAATCCGCGCGCGGCATGTCTACGGCGTCGGCCTCGATCTCGGCCTTCCGGTCGGCTCGCTTGCGCCGCTTGCCGCGAGCGAGGCGGGGCAGAATGGTCACATTCTCGGGGCGTTGCTCGCCCCCGACGGCGTTTCCTATATCGAGCATCCGACCATCGCGAGCCAGTTGGCGATTCACCTTTCGGCGGCCCGCGCGGTGGTGGGAAGCGCGTTCCCTCCCTATCACCATCACGAGTTTCCGGGCTCCCGTATTCCTCCGCACCGGGCGGATACCGGCGCGTTTCTGCTCGCCGACGCGCTCGGCGCGGCCGGTGTCACCATCGTGGAGGACGTGGACGGGGTGTATACGGCGGACCCCAGCGGTCCCGACGGAAAGAAAGCGGAATTGCTTCGCGAGACCAGCGCCGCCGATCTCGCAAAGTTCAAGGGTACGTTGCCGATCGATACCGCCTTGGTCGAGGTCATGGCGACGGCTCGTCACATCGAGCGCGTGCAGGTCGTGAACGGGCTTGTGCCGGGACGGCTGACCGCCGCGCTACGCGGCGAGCATGTCGGAACGATCATTCATACCGGTGCGCATCAGGGCTGA
- the treY gene encoding malto-oligosyltrehalose synthase: MTLDRSDQPDRKPIPRATYRLQLNKDFGFDQAAALAPYLARLGISHVYCSPYLRARPGSTHGYDIVSHTELNPELGDTAAFERMVAAFRTNGLGQILDFVPNHMGVGGADNPWWLDVLEWGPDSQFAGWFDIDWESDRRYLLGKLLVPFLGDQYGAELQSGALRLRFDAEAGSLAVWAYETHKLPISPLHYERILGDRHPDLERIGDAFAHLSTWRPHIDRRAADLKLELAESVRCNPDLAVAIEAAVDRFNGEAGDLQSWSKLDALIRDQHWRAAHFRVAADDINYRRFFNINDLAGVRMELPQLFDHAHSLVFRLLEQGVLDGIRLDHVDGLLDPKGYFSRLREKAPRPFYLVVEKILASHENLRDDWDVEGTTGYEFTNLVTGLLNDPAGQENLTRLYADFTGERASFSDIVRDSKMRIMENEMASELNVLAREAARVARSNPRTADFTNNVLQRALKEIIAVFPVYRTYVDGCGAPTPADRRDIDWAMAQARRNGAALDPSVFDFLHQLLTCDLVAGPRSGFSRVEVVRVAMRAQQYSGPVMAKGLEDTAFYRYNRMLALNEVGGHPDQFSVSISAFHHANAQRAKRTPHAMLSTATHDTKRGEDTRARLAVLSEIPDDWAQHVALWSRMLRARNAGNADEVPPDRNDEYAFYQLLLGVWPARLSAGQLDPGEVDAFRQRIEGAMTKAMREAKVHTTWAAPNAAYEDAVLEFIGYALDTSRTNPFLESFSAFQQRVATLGALNSLIQVVLKLTAPGVPDIYQGTELWDFSMVDPDNRRAVDYDTRRTSLASLESGEGDLAELLENWRDGRLKLRLIAETLALRRREPELFVDGSYEALPATGPQADRLCAFMRAGEHSALVTAVALYPSRGHQAETWGDCNLALPSEAAPQRWTELFSGRELTLSQGSLLARDLFASLPVALLTPSASDSTRSGKALAAEPVIV, from the coding sequence ATGACCCTTGATCGATCGGACCAGCCTGACCGCAAGCCGATCCCGCGCGCCACCTACCGGTTGCAACTTAACAAGGACTTCGGCTTCGACCAGGCCGCGGCGCTTGCGCCTTATCTCGCCAGGCTAGGAATAAGCCATGTCTATTGCTCGCCCTATCTGCGGGCACGCCCCGGCAGCACCCATGGCTACGACATCGTCAGCCACACCGAGCTGAATCCGGAGTTGGGCGACACCGCGGCCTTCGAGCGGATGGTTGCCGCGTTCCGGACGAACGGTCTCGGCCAGATTCTTGATTTCGTCCCGAACCACATGGGGGTGGGCGGCGCGGACAACCCGTGGTGGCTGGACGTGCTCGAATGGGGACCGGATTCGCAATTCGCGGGCTGGTTCGATATCGACTGGGAGTCGGATCGCCGTTACCTGCTAGGCAAGCTGCTTGTGCCGTTTCTGGGCGATCAGTACGGCGCCGAGTTGCAGTCGGGCGCGCTCCGCCTGAGGTTCGATGCCGAAGCCGGATCCCTCGCCGTATGGGCATATGAAACCCACAAGCTGCCCATTAGCCCGCTTCATTACGAACGCATTCTCGGCGATCGTCATCCGGACCTTGAACGCATCGGCGATGCGTTTGCCCATCTCTCGACATGGCGGCCGCATATCGACCGCCGGGCTGCCGATCTCAAACTGGAACTGGCCGAGTCCGTTCGGTGCAATCCCGATCTGGCGGTCGCGATCGAGGCCGCGGTGGACCGGTTCAACGGCGAGGCTGGCGACCTGCAAAGCTGGTCGAAGCTGGACGCGCTGATCCGCGACCAGCACTGGCGCGCGGCCCACTTCCGCGTCGCGGCCGACGACATCAACTACCGGCGTTTCTTCAACATCAATGACCTGGCCGGGGTCCGGATGGAGTTGCCCCAGCTTTTCGACCACGCGCATTCGCTGGTGTTCCGGTTGCTCGAGCAGGGCGTGCTCGACGGAATCCGGCTGGACCACGTCGACGGACTTCTCGATCCGAAGGGATACTTTTCACGCCTGCGGGAGAAGGCCCCGCGTCCATTTTATCTCGTTGTCGAGAAGATCCTCGCCTCTCATGAAAACCTTCGGGATGACTGGGATGTCGAGGGGACGACCGGTTACGAGTTCACGAACCTTGTGACCGGTCTTCTGAACGACCCCGCAGGTCAGGAGAATCTCACTCGCCTCTACGCCGACTTCACCGGTGAGCGGGCGTCGTTCAGCGACATCGTCCGCGATTCGAAAATGCGGATCATGGAAAACGAGATGGCGAGCGAACTGAACGTGCTGGCCAGGGAGGCGGCGCGGGTGGCGCGCTCGAACCCGCGGACCGCCGATTTCACCAACAACGTCCTGCAGCGGGCGCTGAAGGAAATCATCGCGGTCTTCCCCGTCTACCGCACCTATGTTGACGGGTGCGGCGCGCCGACCCCTGCCGACCGCCGCGATATTGATTGGGCCATGGCGCAGGCCCGCCGCAATGGCGCCGCCCTGGACCCCAGCGTTTTCGATTTCCTCCACCAGCTACTGACCTGCGACCTCGTCGCCGGGCCGCGCAGCGGCTTCAGCCGGGTGGAGGTGGTCCGTGTCGCCATGCGCGCACAGCAATACAGCGGCCCCGTGATGGCCAAGGGGCTCGAGGATACCGCCTTCTATCGCTACAACCGGATGCTGGCGCTGAACGAGGTCGGCGGCCACCCCGACCAGTTCAGCGTAAGCATATCCGCCTTTCATCATGCCAACGCGCAGCGGGCGAAACGAACGCCGCATGCCATGCTGAGCACCGCCACGCACGACACCAAGCGCGGCGAGGATACGCGCGCGCGGCTGGCGGTGCTGTCGGAGATACCGGACGACTGGGCTCAGCACGTTGCGCTGTGGAGCCGGATGCTGCGGGCGCGCAACGCAGGAAATGCCGACGAAGTGCCGCCCGATCGCAATGACGAATATGCGTTCTATCAACTCCTGCTTGGGGTATGGCCGGCCCGACTCTCGGCGGGCCAGCTTGATCCGGGGGAAGTGGACGCATTTCGCCAGCGGATCGAAGGCGCCATGACGAAAGCCATGCGCGAAGCCAAGGTCCATACGACCTGGGCCGCGCCAAACGCCGCATACGAAGACGCCGTGCTGGAGTTCATTGGCTATGCGCTGGACACCTCGCGCACCAATCCCTTCCTTGAGTCCTTTTCTGCGTTTCAGCAGCGCGTGGCCACCCTTGGCGCTTTGAACAGTCTCATTCAGGTTGTGCTGAAACTCACGGCGCCCGGCGTGCCGGATATCTATCAGGGCACGGAGCTCTGGGACTTCAGCATGGTCGATCCGGATAATCGTCGCGCCGTCGATTACGACACCCGGAGAACATCACTGGCATCCCTGGAATCCGGCGAGGGTGATCTTGCGGAGCTTCTTGAAAACTGGCGTGACGGCCGTTTGAAACTCCGCCTCATTGCCGAGACGTTGGCGCTGCGCCGGCGCGAACCCGAACTGTTCGTGGACGGCTCCTATGAAGCGCTCCCTGCCACAGGGCCGCAGGCCGACCGTCTCTGCGCATTCATGCGCGCGGGCGAACATAGCGCGCTGGTGACCGCGGTAGCTCTGTACCCGTCCCGTGGGCATCAGGCTGAGACGTGGGGTGACTGCAACCTCGCTCTGCCGTCCGAGGCCGCTCCGCAGCGATGGACTGAACTGTTCAGCGGACGTGAACTCACGCTTTCGCAAGGATCGCTTCTGGCCCGCGACCTGTTCGCCAGCCTCCCTGTGGCGCTGCTTACGCCTTCCGCCTCGGATTCCACCAGAAGCGGAAAGGCTCTGGCGGCGGAGCCCGTGATAGTCTAA
- a CDS encoding uridine monophosphate kinase: protein MATTSELEQLLMQRSLTDAQLLAAADASANFRILPDATVLKIGGQSVIDRGRAAVYPLVDEIVAARKDHKLLIGTGAGTRARHLYSISAGLGLPAGVLSQLGASVASQNAIMLGQLLAKHGISAVDGAGLSAVPLYLSEVNVVIFSGMPPYGLWMRPDSEGVIPPYRTDAGCFLIAEQFGCKAMIFVKDEDGLYTANPKTSKGATLIPKISVAEMKAKGLQDSILEFRMLDLLESARNVREVQVVNGLVPGNLTRALSGEHVGTIITAS, encoded by the coding sequence ATGGCCACCACCTCGGAACTTGAGCAACTCCTGATGCAGCGTTCGCTGACCGACGCGCAGCTTCTGGCTGCCGCGGACGCTTCGGCGAATTTTCGAATCCTGCCTGACGCGACGGTCCTCAAGATCGGCGGACAGAGCGTGATCGACCGCGGCCGCGCCGCGGTCTATCCGCTCGTGGATGAGATCGTCGCCGCCCGCAAGGACCACAAGCTGCTGATCGGCACGGGCGCAGGCACCAGGGCCCGGCATCTTTACTCGATCTCGGCCGGGCTCGGCTTGCCGGCTGGTGTGCTCTCGCAACTCGGAGCATCGGTGGCCAGCCAGAACGCGATAATGCTGGGGCAGCTTCTCGCCAAGCACGGAATATCAGCGGTCGACGGCGCCGGTCTCTCGGCTGTACCGTTATATCTGTCCGAAGTTAACGTGGTCATCTTCAGCGGCATGCCGCCTTACGGCCTGTGGATGCGTCCCGACTCCGAGGGCGTCATCCCGCCGTACCGCACGGATGCGGGATGTTTTCTGATTGCCGAACAGTTTGGATGCAAGGCGATGATCTTCGTGAAGGACGAAGACGGCCTTTACACCGCCAATCCCAAGACCTCGAAGGGCGCCACCCTGATTCCAAAGATATCGGTCGCCGAAATGAAGGCGAAGGGCTTGCAGGACTCGATCCTCGAATTCCGGATGCTCGACCTGCTTGAGTCGGCGCGCAATGTCCGCGAGGTGCAGGTTGTGAATGGCCTCGTCCCCGGCAACCTGACCCGCGCGCTCTCCGGCGAGCACGTTGGAACCATTATCACCGCGAGCTGA
- the cas2 gene encoding CRISPR-associated endonuclease Cas2, which yields MWLVVLFDLPVGTKKERKAASGFRLKLLDLGFEMSQFSVYLRFCAGKEQAAAYERKIEQFMPASGKIHIMAITDKQYENIRTYRGRKRERSPENPNQFVLF from the coding sequence ATGTGGCTTGTCGTCCTGTTCGACCTGCCGGTCGGCACCAAGAAAGAACGAAAAGCGGCCAGCGGCTTTCGACTGAAGCTTCTCGATCTGGGCTTCGAGATGAGCCAGTTTTCTGTATATTTGCGGTTCTGCGCGGGCAAGGAACAGGCCGCGGCTTACGAACGCAAGATCGAACAGTTCATGCCGGCGTCCGGAAAGATCCACATTATGGCGATCACCGACAAGCAGTACGAAAACATCCGGACCTATCGGGGAAGAAAACGCGAACGAAGCCCGGAAAATCCGAATCAGTTCGTTCTATTCTGA
- the pabB gene encoding aminodeoxychorismate synthase component I, translating into MRTLIIDNYDSFTYNLVHLIADINQEDPLVVRNDALSWDELSGERFDNIVISPGPGRPDRAADFGLSKAAIESATAPLLGVCLGHQGLALAAGASLARAPSLIHGHTSRIAHQGSGLFANMPPWFNAARYHSFVVQRPLPSTLEEIAWTEDGLIMGIARHGRPQWGVQFHPESFLTEGGKVLLRNFRDLSLRFTGRTSTPPPPRTNKRRAAPPVATARKAFWFEIPRAIDTEAVFCSLFADQPFAFWLDSNLAGSPLPQWSYMGDASGPHAATAQYRSIDRQIIIEDAHGRRTENADLFEYLQREQLGRPQSAPPCPFAGGHVGWFSYELRHDCGSPTTRRAATPDALWIRPDRFIAVNHRDGTSYLCAIDSPEEAARAQHWIRSTLKRIESARRPPMNSPDAIDPNPLSFLMKDGRSDYLSKVTRCLDLIAQGETYQVCLTSELSCSATVEPLRVYRAMRSVNPAPFAAFIKWPGGAILSASPERFLAVDTEGNIEAKPIKGTIRRATDPVEDKKLAEMLRADRKNRAENGMIVDLLRHDLSRCCETGTVSVSRLFDVETYQTVHQLVSTIRGVLKPGHTLIDVLRGGAFPGGSMTGAPKFRTVELIDQLEQRARGIYSGSLGWLGDDGAADLSIVIRSIVLADGRLSIGVGGGVVAESTPEGEFEEMLLKAEASIKSIVLATFGSFSESQYRLVESGDRMAEG; encoded by the coding sequence GTGAGGACGCTGATAATCGACAACTACGATTCATTCACCTACAACTTGGTGCACTTGATCGCAGATATAAACCAGGAAGATCCCCTGGTCGTCCGCAACGATGCCTTGTCATGGGACGAGCTCTCCGGAGAACGATTCGATAATATCGTTATCTCGCCTGGTCCGGGACGACCCGACCGGGCAGCGGATTTCGGCTTATCGAAGGCTGCGATCGAATCGGCCACTGCTCCCTTGCTTGGCGTGTGTTTAGGACATCAGGGTCTCGCCCTCGCGGCAGGCGCGTCGTTGGCGCGGGCTCCCTCGCTCATCCACGGGCACACATCCAGAATTGCGCATCAGGGATCCGGCCTTTTCGCCAACATGCCGCCCTGGTTCAACGCGGCCCGCTATCACTCTTTTGTAGTCCAGCGCCCCCTTCCCTCCACTCTTGAGGAAATCGCCTGGACCGAGGATGGCCTCATCATGGGCATCGCCCGTCACGGCCGCCCGCAATGGGGCGTTCAATTTCATCCGGAATCATTTCTCACCGAGGGCGGCAAGGTCCTGCTACGAAACTTTCGCGATCTTTCGTTACGCTTCACAGGAAGAACCTCAACACCGCCGCCACCACGGACGAACAAGCGGCGCGCCGCGCCGCCTGTTGCGACGGCCCGCAAAGCATTCTGGTTCGAGATCCCGCGCGCGATCGACACCGAGGCGGTTTTCTGTTCACTCTTTGCTGATCAGCCCTTCGCCTTCTGGCTCGACAGCAATCTTGCCGGATCCCCGCTGCCGCAATGGTCATACATGGGAGACGCATCAGGACCCCATGCGGCGACGGCGCAGTATCGCAGCATCGACCGGCAGATCATTATCGAGGATGCTCACGGCCGCCGAACAGAGAACGCCGATCTATTCGAGTACCTTCAAAGGGAGCAACTGGGCCGGCCGCAATCGGCGCCGCCCTGTCCTTTCGCTGGCGGTCATGTCGGATGGTTTAGTTACGAGCTACGACATGATTGCGGTTCGCCGACCACGCGGCGGGCTGCAACACCCGACGCCTTATGGATCCGCCCGGACAGGTTCATCGCCGTCAACCATCGTGATGGGACAAGTTACCTATGCGCGATCGACAGTCCTGAGGAAGCCGCTCGCGCGCAGCACTGGATTCGCTCCACGCTCAAGCGGATCGAATCGGCGAGACGCCCGCCCATGAATTCTCCCGACGCGATCGACCCTAACCCACTCTCGTTCCTCATGAAGGATGGAAGATCGGACTATCTTTCCAAGGTCACCCGTTGTCTCGACCTGATCGCGCAAGGGGAGACTTATCAGGTCTGTTTGACCAGCGAGTTGTCCTGCTCTGCCACGGTCGAACCGCTGCGGGTTTATCGCGCAATGAGGAGCGTCAATCCCGCCCCGTTTGCTGCTTTCATCAAATGGCCCGGCGGAGCCATCCTCAGCGCCTCGCCGGAGCGATTCCTTGCGGTCGATACCGAGGGCAACATCGAAGCAAAGCCGATCAAGGGAACGATCCGGCGCGCCACCGATCCGGTGGAGGACAAGAAGCTGGCCGAAATGCTGCGGGCCGATCGGAAGAACCGGGCCGAGAACGGAATGATCGTCGATCTCCTGCGCCACGATCTGTCGCGCTGTTGCGAGACCGGAACCGTATCAGTCTCGCGCCTGTTTGACGTCGAAACATATCAGACCGTCCACCAACTGGTGAGTACGATACGCGGCGTTCTGAAGCCGGGGCATACGCTCATCGATGTGCTGCGCGGCGGCGCGTTTCCGGGCGGATCAATGACGGGAGCGCCGAAATTCCGCACTGTGGAACTTATCGATCAGTTGGAGCAGCGCGCCCGAGGCATCTATTCCGGCTCACTTGGCTGGCTCGGCGACGACGGCGCTGCTGATCTAAGCATCGTGATCCGATCCATCGTACTGGCTGATGGGCGGCTCTCCATCGGCGTGGGAGGCGGCGTGGTCGCGGAATCCACGCCCGAGGGAGAATTTGAGGAGATGCTCCTGAAGGCCGAGGCTTCGATCAAATCGATCGTCCTCGCCACCTTTGGAAGCTTCAGCGAAAGTCAGTATCGCCTGGTGGAATCCGGCGATCGCATGGCTGAAGGCTGA